One window of Sulfurospirillum sp. 1612 genomic DNA carries:
- a CDS encoding citrate/2-methylcitrate synthase, with the protein MSDKKTGGLAGVIAGESAICTVGQGSGLNYRGYSIEDLAAHATFEEVAYLLQYGELPNLATLNTYKKKLIAARSLPEKLKTILENIPKTAHPMDVMRTGCSALGTLEPEDDFTTEQDRVIVRLLGIFPSILLYWHHFHNAGVRIDTHSEQDTIAGYFLEKLHNTSPREDQIRCMHVSLILYAEHEFNASTFAARICASTLSDTYSTITTGISVLRGPLHGGANEAAMKLIDSFANEEEATKGVYEMLEKKQLLMGFGHRVYGLGGDPRSPIIKSWSKKLGGDTATFRISETIEAIMKKEKPQLPTNADFFSASAYRFLNIPTDYFTPVFIMSRTTGWAAHVKEQRANNKLIRPSSEYNGPDNREYIALDKR; encoded by the coding sequence ATGAGTGATAAAAAAACGGGCGGTTTGGCCGGTGTGATAGCAGGTGAGAGTGCTATTTGTACGGTCGGGCAAGGCAGTGGATTAAATTACAGAGGTTATAGCATTGAAGATTTAGCAGCGCATGCTACCTTTGAAGAGGTAGCTTATCTTCTTCAATATGGGGAACTCCCAAATCTCGCAACATTAAATACTTACAAAAAGAAGCTGATTGCCGCAAGAAGTTTACCAGAAAAATTAAAAACCATTTTAGAAAACATTCCCAAAACGGCTCATCCGATGGATGTCATGAGAACGGGTTGCTCCGCATTAGGAACATTAGAGCCTGAGGATGATTTTACAACCGAACAAGATCGTGTGATTGTCAGATTATTGGGAATTTTTCCTTCTATATTGCTCTATTGGCACCATTTCCACAACGCAGGAGTGAGAATTGACACACACAGTGAGCAAGATACTATCGCGGGATATTTTCTAGAAAAACTTCACAATACATCACCTCGTGAAGATCAAATACGCTGCATGCATGTCTCTTTGATCTTATATGCAGAACATGAATTTAACGCATCCACGTTTGCCGCTAGAATTTGTGCCTCAACACTCTCAGACACTTATAGCACAATCACCACAGGGATTAGTGTATTAAGAGGACCATTGCATGGTGGTGCCAATGAAGCCGCTATGAAATTAATCGACTCATTTGCCAATGAAGAAGAAGCCACTAAAGGTGTGTATGAGATGTTAGAGAAAAAACAGTTATTGATGGGATTTGGACATAGAGTCTATGGATTAGGCGGAGACCCAAGGAGCCCTATCATCAAATCGTGGTCCAAAAAATTAGGAGGCGACACAGCAACCTTTCGTATTAGTGAGACCATTGAGGCTATCATGAAGAAAGAAAAACCACAATTACCAACCAATGCGGACTTTTTCTCAGCCTCTGCTTATAGATTCTTGAATATCCCAACGGATTATTTCACGCCAGTGTTTATCATGAGCAGAACGACCGGATGGGCCGCACATGTCAAAGAACAACGCGCCAACAACAAACTGATCCGTCCAAGTAGTGAGTATAATGGACCTGACAACCGCGAATATATCGCATTAGACAAACGATAA
- the prpD gene encoding 2-methylcitrate dehydratase, with the protein MSSELGILETKRPEFDQILTDIAHYAHDYVIKSDEAYDTARYCLMDTIGCGLLALKYPNCTKLLGPVVPGANFPTLGAKVPGTSYQLDPERAAFNIGAMVRWLDYNDTWLAAEWGHPSDNLGAIWAVADYLSRKNLSVGKAPLKVRDVLTAMIKAHEIQGVLALENCFNREGMDHVLLVRIASTAVACAMMGGSFEEIRNAVSHAFIDGGALRTYRHAPNTGSRKSWAAGDASSRGVNLALKALSGEMGYPSAISAKAWGFEDVKMRGKKLSVPQPYESYVMENVLFKISFPAEFHAQTACECAVTLHDEVKDRLNDIEKIVITTQESGHRIINKVGPLANPADRDHCIQYMVAIPLIFGELTADYYEDEAACDPRIDALRDKMEVEVDDDYTKEYLEADKRSIANAVQVFFKDGSKTDKVEVRYPIGHRRRRHDGIPLLIEKFKSNLKTRLSPKNSALIAEICESKEALEAMNFNEFSDLFAL; encoded by the coding sequence TTGAGTAGTGAATTAGGAATATTAGAGACTAAAAGACCAGAATTTGACCAAATTTTGACAGACATCGCACACTATGCACATGATTATGTCATCAAAAGTGATGAAGCCTATGATACGGCACGATATTGTCTTATGGATACCATTGGATGCGGATTATTAGCGCTAAAATACCCAAACTGTACCAAACTTTTGGGACCGGTAGTACCCGGAGCTAACTTTCCAACGCTGGGTGCAAAAGTTCCTGGAACCTCATACCAACTCGACCCAGAGCGTGCCGCTTTTAACATCGGAGCAATGGTGCGATGGCTGGATTATAACGATACCTGGCTTGCGGCAGAATGGGGACATCCGAGTGATAATCTAGGAGCTATTTGGGCGGTGGCTGATTATTTGAGTCGCAAAAATCTCAGCGTTGGCAAAGCACCACTCAAAGTGAGAGATGTGCTCACCGCAATGATTAAAGCGCACGAAATCCAAGGGGTATTGGCACTAGAGAATTGTTTCAACCGCGAAGGGATGGACCATGTGCTCTTAGTTCGCATCGCCTCCACAGCAGTGGCTTGCGCGATGATGGGTGGCAGTTTTGAAGAAATCCGAAATGCAGTCAGTCATGCATTTATAGATGGTGGCGCTCTGAGAACATACCGCCATGCTCCCAATACGGGATCTAGAAAATCATGGGCTGCTGGTGATGCTAGTAGTCGTGGTGTCAATCTTGCCCTTAAAGCATTGAGTGGTGAGATGGGCTATCCCTCTGCCATCAGTGCCAAAGCGTGGGGTTTTGAGGATGTCAAGATGCGCGGTAAAAAACTCAGCGTTCCGCAACCTTATGAGAGCTATGTCATGGAAAATGTCCTTTTCAAGATCAGTTTTCCTGCTGAATTTCATGCACAAACCGCATGTGAGTGCGCCGTGACACTTCATGATGAGGTCAAAGACAGACTCAATGATATCGAGAAGATTGTCATCACAACGCAAGAGTCCGGACATCGTATCATCAACAAAGTCGGACCGCTAGCCAATCCAGCTGATCGTGATCATTGTATCCAATATATGGTGGCCATTCCACTTATTTTTGGAGAATTAACCGCTGATTATTATGAAGATGAAGCCGCATGCGATCCACGGATTGATGCCTTGCGGGATAAGATGGAGGTCGAAGTTGATGATGATTACACCAAAGAGTATCTTGAAGCAGATAAACGCTCCATCGCCAATGCCGTGCAAGTCTTTTTTAAAGATGGTAGCAAAACGGACAAGGTTGAAGTGAGATATCCGATAGGACACAGAAGAAGACGTCACGATGGTATTCCATTATTAATCGAAAAATTTAAATCCAATCTCAAAACAAGATTATCTCCTAAAAATTCCGCTTTAATCGCAGAAATCTGTGAGTCAAAAGAGGCACTAGAAGCGATGAACTTTAATGAGTTTAGCGATTTATTCGCCCTGTAA
- a CDS encoding aldehyde dehydrogenase family protein encodes MKAEIYFGSTCEARMAHKKVLSPYDGRVASEVAICTAEDAQKALEIAKKSAPLAKKAPLHQRVSWLLDVAEQLEKNKEDMAKTMTDEVGKPIRFSRGEVDRCIETVRLSAHAMMNLHGETFDTTATPSGKETLAFYKREPVGVVLAITPFNFPLNLVAHKIAPALVAGNSVVLKPTGSAPLTAFKFAKMFIESPFATKDALSVVYSGEGVNAALVQSKIPRIISFTGSVPVGNDITRHAGIKKLGLELGGNAATYIDKSADIDMAAQKCALGAFINSGQVCISLQRIYVNESIYDAFASALAKESKALKVGSPYDDETFIGPMINEGAVAKAKSWIQNAIDEGATLFYGEPCENLMFPPTIMSDVTEEMNIVCEEVFAPIVSLVKVKDFDEAKTKMNNSPYGLQHSIFSNDLSLAKRAIDELDAGGVVVNDIPTLRFDIQPYGGIKESGIGKEGPKYALEEEYTQIKSVVICS; translated from the coding sequence ATGAAAGCAGAGATTTATTTTGGTTCTACTTGTGAAGCGCGAATGGCGCATAAAAAAGTATTGAGTCCTTATGATGGTAGAGTGGCCTCAGAAGTTGCCATTTGTACTGCCGAAGATGCGCAAAAAGCGTTGGAAATTGCAAAGAAAAGTGCTCCTTTGGCAAAAAAAGCTCCTCTTCATCAACGAGTGAGTTGGCTTTTGGATGTAGCAGAGCAACTTGAAAAAAATAAAGAAGACATGGCAAAAACCATGACCGATGAAGTGGGTAAACCAATACGTTTTTCACGTGGTGAAGTCGACCGTTGTATTGAGACCGTACGACTCTCTGCCCATGCGATGATGAATCTCCATGGAGAGACTTTTGATACGACTGCAACACCTAGTGGTAAAGAGACGCTTGCTTTTTATAAACGTGAGCCTGTCGGTGTCGTTTTGGCTATCACCCCTTTTAATTTCCCTCTCAATCTTGTAGCCCATAAAATTGCTCCCGCATTAGTAGCAGGTAATAGCGTGGTCTTAAAACCGACCGGTTCAGCTCCTTTGACGGCTTTTAAATTTGCTAAAATGTTTATCGAGAGTCCTTTTGCTACCAAAGATGCTTTGAGTGTTGTGTATAGTGGTGAAGGTGTGAATGCGGCTTTGGTACAAAGTAAGATTCCAAGAATCATCAGTTTCACCGGTTCTGTACCCGTTGGAAATGATATTACCCGTCATGCCGGAATCAAAAAATTAGGCTTAGAACTTGGTGGTAATGCCGCAACTTATATCGACAAAAGTGCCGATATTGACATGGCCGCACAAAAGTGTGCATTGGGTGCATTTATCAACTCAGGACAAGTATGTATCTCTTTGCAACGTATTTATGTTAATGAAAGTATTTATGATGCCTTTGCAAGCGCTCTTGCTAAAGAGAGTAAAGCGCTTAAAGTCGGCAGTCCTTATGATGATGAAACATTCATCGGTCCGATGATTAATGAGGGGGCAGTTGCTAAAGCAAAAAGTTGGATTCAAAATGCTATTGATGAGGGCGCGACACTCTTTTATGGGGAGCCTTGTGAAAACTTGATGTTTCCACCGACTATCATGAGTGATGTGACTGAAGAGATGAACATCGTTTGTGAAGAGGTGTTTGCTCCGATTGTTTCACTCGTAAAAGTCAAGGATTTTGATGAAGCTAAAACAAAGATGAACAATTCTCCTTACGGATTGCAACACTCTATCTTCTCCAATGATTTATCACTAGCAAAACGTGCGATTGATGAACTAGATGCGGGTGGTGTGGTTGTTAATGACATTCCAACATTGCGTTTTGATATTCAGCCATATGGTGGTATCAAAGAGAGTGGTATCGGCAAAGAAGGGCCAAAATATGCCCTCGAAGAAGAATATACTCAAATCAAATCAGTCGTTATTTGTAGTTAA
- a CDS encoding universal stress protein → MFENILVPIHLEYKKNHKKLLMGALEVLNKETGKISLFNVDESSAHAGVSPILNQDHDSDYKEEALKLLSEIASEYQLPLERVELIVRHGAVHQQILEQAKDMNADAIVMMATKPSFGSYFISSTAERVIRHAKCSVFVIRLDNL, encoded by the coding sequence ATGTTTGAAAATATTTTAGTTCCAATTCATTTGGAATACAAAAAAAACCATAAAAAGTTATTGATGGGTGCGCTTGAAGTATTGAACAAGGAAACGGGAAAGATTTCATTGTTTAACGTTGATGAAAGTAGTGCACATGCAGGGGTTTCACCAATCCTAAATCAAGATCATGATAGTGATTACAAAGAAGAGGCTTTGAAGCTTTTAAGTGAGATAGCCTCTGAGTATCAGTTGCCCTTAGAGCGAGTGGAATTGATAGTACGACATGGTGCAGTACACCAACAAATTCTTGAGCAAGCCAAAGATATGAATGCAGATGCTATTGTTATGATGGCAACAAAACCTAGTTTTGGTAGCTATTTTATAAGCAGTACAGCAGAGCGTGTCATTCGTCACGCAAAATGTTCTGTCTTTGTGATTCGACTTGACAATTTATAA
- a CDS encoding TRAP transporter large permease, whose amino-acid sequence MGIETLTMVLLLCLLFFFVIGTPVGLALGGIAMLVGYFSWGAGIFNVIPTTIEGTYFSYILLAIPLYIYMGQLLAHTGIGEAMFKASQMMIGKVRGSLAISVVFICAMIGAMVGIIGAGIMSSGTIALKPMMDAGYDRKLALGTIMAGGALGILIPPSIPMVMFAASTHNSIGRIFIGGIMPALLSITLIVLYILISTKLNPKRAPLLSERTDLLPVLNTREKFKIARDGFFSIGLIFLVLGSIIAGIATPTESGALGVAGAVLLAMYFKRFKFRILKLAGFQGAALISVAMWIILGASLFSNFQLLMGIQGMIADFTRGLNLPPIVVIMIFQLIMILLGFILDDYVIVLMCAPLFTPIAVSLGYDPIWFGVLMIINILIAVQTPPYGFALFYLKGITPPDVGMGEIYKSVTPFVIINLVVLASCMIFPEIVLWLPNLVMG is encoded by the coding sequence ATGGGAATTGAAACCTTAACGATGGTTTTGTTATTATGCCTTTTGTTTTTCTTCGTGATTGGCACGCCAGTAGGCTTAGCCCTGGGTGGTATCGCGATGTTGGTAGGATATTTTTCTTGGGGTGCAGGAATTTTCAATGTGATTCCCACTACGATAGAAGGGACATATTTTAGTTATATTTTACTCGCCATTCCTCTTTATATTTACATGGGACAACTTTTGGCTCATACGGGTATTGGTGAGGCGATGTTTAAAGCCAGTCAGATGATGATTGGTAAAGTGCGCGGATCACTTGCTATTAGTGTGGTATTTATCTGTGCGATGATTGGTGCGATGGTCGGCATCATTGGTGCTGGGATTATGAGTTCTGGTACGATTGCGCTCAAGCCGATGATGGATGCTGGGTATGATCGAAAATTAGCACTTGGGACCATTATGGCAGGAGGAGCCTTGGGGATTTTGATTCCGCCGAGTATTCCTATGGTCATGTTTGCTGCCTCCACACACAACTCCATTGGTCGTATCTTTATAGGCGGTATTATGCCCGCGCTCTTATCGATTACATTGATTGTGCTTTATATTCTTATTAGTACCAAGCTCAATCCAAAACGTGCTCCACTATTGAGTGAGAGAACCGATTTGTTGCCAGTACTCAATACGCGCGAAAAATTTAAGATTGCCCGAGATGGCTTTTTCTCGATTGGCTTGATTTTTCTTGTACTTGGTAGTATTATAGCCGGGATTGCTACCCCTACAGAATCAGGTGCTTTGGGTGTTGCTGGTGCCGTGCTTTTGGCGATGTATTTTAAACGGTTTAAATTTCGTATTTTAAAATTAGCCGGGTTTCAAGGCGCTGCTTTAATTAGTGTGGCGATGTGGATTATCCTCGGGGCTTCATTGTTTAGTAATTTTCAGTTATTGATGGGAATTCAAGGTATGATTGCTGATTTTACAAGAGGATTAAATCTACCACCGATTGTTGTTATCATGATATTTCAACTCATCATGATATTGCTAGGATTTATTCTTGATGATTACGTGATTGTATTGATGTGTGCGCCACTTTTTACTCCGATTGCAGTATCTTTGGGGTATGATCCAATTTGGTTTGGCGTTTTGATGATTATCAATATTTTGATTGCGGTGCAAACACCTCCTTATGGGTTTGCCCTTTTTTATCTTAAAGGAATTACCCCACCAGATGTTGGTATGGGTGAGATTTATAAATCCGTCACCCCATTTGTCATTATTAATTTGGTTGTCTTAGCCAGTTGTATGATATTCCCAGAAATCGTACTGTGGTTACCTAATTTGGTGATGGGATAA
- a CDS encoding TRAP transporter small permease subunit, with the protein MLKRTLQLFCITVDQVVMWFGKGASILVPILAFVVFYGTVARYLFDAPPIWTFDTALFLFGYAAALGGAYAQQKRAHINVDIFYLRVSPKVKAIFDVISYTLAIFFLVVVFYLSVTKFNEAIKFNYHRQSEWAPPMWHFWLMFCIASALFTIQLLRDMIVELYFLFTGSSLLEKELENGN; encoded by the coding sequence ATGTTAAAAAGAACCTTACAATTATTTTGTATCACTGTTGATCAAGTGGTTATGTGGTTCGGCAAGGGGGCATCAATATTGGTGCCCATACTGGCCTTTGTCGTTTTTTATGGAACAGTTGCCCGATATCTCTTTGATGCTCCTCCTATATGGACATTTGATACGGCGCTATTCTTATTTGGTTATGCTGCTGCTTTAGGAGGCGCTTACGCACAGCAAAAAAGAGCACATATTAATGTTGATATCTTTTATTTGAGAGTGTCTCCTAAAGTAAAAGCGATTTTTGATGTGATCTCTTATACTTTAGCCATTTTTTTTCTGGTCGTTGTTTTTTATCTTAGTGTGACAAAATTTAATGAAGCGATCAAGTTTAATTATCACCGTCAAAGTGAATGGGCCCCGCCAATGTGGCATTTTTGGCTGATGTTTTGTATTGCAAGTGCACTCTTTACGATTCAATTACTTCGCGATATGATTGTAGAACTCTATTTTTTATTTACCGGTTCGTCACTATTGGAAAAGGAGCTTGAAAATGGGAATTGA